One window from the genome of Candidatus Korarchaeum sp. encodes:
- a CDS encoding ADP-ribosylation factor-like protein: MSFKRLVSGIFGLFKKPTTLVILGLDGAGKTTMLNYLLTGEPGVTAPTVGANFERFKVRELEFNVWDLGGQKALRGMWEEYAEKADAIIFVVDSADRERFPEAKEELWRIVSLIKKSKPLLIIANKADLENAATVMEVIEALELTKLEGMTWQIVWASALTGFGLFEAFAWIYERLTGKEVSHPLRIEDLIVLDEKGNPIISTSSATSLTLSAFVSLVRNYTTESLKDIPQTIEMRDKRLIIAIREGLIGAALVPRYSSESKVKALLVDVLNNIARVKDRERAREALMEVIERYVESVGT; encoded by the coding sequence GTGTCGTTCAAGAGGCTCGTTTCAGGTATATTCGGGCTCTTTAAGAAGCCGACTACTCTAGTTATCTTAGGATTGGATGGCGCCGGGAAAACGACGATGTTGAATTACTTGCTCACAGGGGAGCCTGGAGTAACCGCACCGACAGTCGGAGCTAATTTCGAGAGGTTCAAGGTCAGGGAGCTCGAGTTCAACGTGTGGGACCTCGGGGGCCAGAAGGCCCTGAGGGGGATGTGGGAGGAATACGCTGAGAAGGCCGATGCTATCATCTTCGTTGTGGACTCAGCCGATAGGGAGAGATTCCCTGAGGCTAAGGAGGAGCTCTGGAGGATAGTCTCCTTGATAAAGAAGAGTAAGCCCCTACTAATAATCGCTAACAAAGCGGATCTTGAGAATGCCGCGACAGTGATGGAAGTGATAGAGGCATTGGAATTGACGAAGTTGGAGGGGATGACTTGGCAGATAGTCTGGGCTAGCGCTTTAACGGGCTTCGGTCTATTCGAAGCTTTCGCATGGATCTATGAGAGACTGACTGGCAAGGAAGTCTCGCATCCCCTCAGGATAGAGGATCTGATCGTTTTAGATGAGAAAGGGAACCCGATAATTTCAACGAGTTCGGCAACTAGCTTGACGCTCAGCGCCTTCGTCTCATTAGTGAGGAATTATACGACGGAATCTCTCAAAGATATCCCGCAGACGATAGAGATGAGGGACAAGAGATTGATAATAGCGATCAGAGAGGGCCTGATAGGCGCCGCTTTGGTCCCCCGTTACTCATCAGAGAGTAAGGTGAAAGCGCTCCTAGTGGATGTCCTCAATAACATAGCGAGAGTCAAGGATAGGGAGAGGGCTAGGGAGGCCCTCATGGAAGTGATAGAGAGGTACGTTGAGAGTGTAGGGACTTGA
- a CDS encoding GTP-binding protein, producing the protein MRKISLAIIGPHQAGKSTFIRRLDPSAVRMDYEKGTLSTTVGFDYGIIFWDATKDKLYPKESIEDLDPFDEIWKVTLTGTPGQIAFSYVRKALVKGKDGVIMIVDSTQPVQLVYALGQYQEAREVLPPGFPFLVLANKQDLPDAKPPDVIKSLLGMEAEVIPISALRGDGVQEAFIHFLKVVRTDIMRRSIQSYAEARIGVRKL; encoded by the coding sequence ATGAGGAAGATCTCCCTAGCTATAATAGGCCCTCATCAAGCTGGAAAGAGCACTTTCATAAGGAGGCTGGATCCATCAGCCGTTAGGATGGATTATGAGAAAGGCACTCTATCCACTACAGTCGGTTTCGATTACGGAATAATCTTCTGGGACGCTACGAAGGATAAGCTCTACCCTAAGGAGAGTATCGAGGACCTAGATCCCTTCGATGAGATATGGAAGGTCACGCTGACTGGAACTCCGGGGCAGATAGCGTTCTCTTACGTCAGGAAGGCTCTAGTTAAAGGTAAGGATGGCGTCATAATGATAGTAGACAGTACTCAACCAGTCCAATTGGTCTACGCACTCGGCCAGTATCAGGAAGCTAGGGAAGTCCTCCCCCCGGGATTCCCATTCCTAGTCCTGGCGAATAAGCAGGATCTCCCGGACGCTAAGCCCCCGGATGTGATAAAGAGCCTCCTGGGGATGGAAGCGGAAGTTATCCCCATCTCAGCTTTACGGGGGGATGGCGTTCAGGAGGCGTTCATCCACTTCCTCAAGGTCGTGAGGACCGATATAATGAGAAGATCTATTCAATCCTATGCTGAAGCGAGGATCGGGGTTCGAAAATTATGA
- a CDS encoding cell division FtsZ family protein: MSGAPEARVTMTVVGVGGAGCNTLNRLKEVGAPVKTIAIHTEANHLKAVKSDVKLLVGETVTSGFGSGGNPNVGERAIMSDLDRIMAAIGRPHVLIVTGGLGGGTASGGIAPILSAVRDRFPDVIRIALVSFPFSWEGLGKVNNARYGLSRIMGVADLTIVNLNDILSKKIGYIQVQYAFKYADSLLAAVISDLANLFYMPHVVSISFADFEAVVREAGLGAVGLGVGGRVADAAKIALGNILLDAEIKEADSALVYLQATPNTSLEEAGSATKLLTEDYLLERVYWGFRIAEDLNEPRITIIASGVRSPTLEGLLGISATR, translated from the coding sequence ATGTCAGGAGCTCCTGAGGCTAGGGTGACGATGACAGTCGTAGGCGTAGGAGGAGCCGGTTGCAATACTTTAAACAGGCTCAAGGAAGTGGGTGCGCCCGTGAAAACGATAGCAATACATACTGAAGCCAATCACCTAAAGGCAGTCAAATCAGATGTCAAGCTCTTAGTCGGGGAAACTGTGACTAGCGGTTTCGGTAGCGGAGGCAACCCCAATGTGGGTGAGAGGGCCATAATGTCTGATCTGGATAGGATAATGGCAGCTATAGGCAGGCCGCACGTCCTCATAGTGACTGGAGGGCTAGGAGGAGGAACAGCTTCAGGAGGAATCGCTCCCATACTCTCCGCGGTTAGAGACAGGTTCCCCGACGTAATAAGGATAGCTTTAGTCTCCTTCCCCTTCTCTTGGGAGGGATTGGGGAAGGTGAATAACGCTAGGTATGGCCTCTCGAGGATAATGGGGGTAGCTGATCTCACGATAGTGAACTTGAATGACATATTGAGCAAGAAGATCGGGTACATACAGGTTCAATATGCATTTAAGTACGCTGACTCATTGCTAGCAGCTGTCATCTCAGATCTCGCTAACCTGTTCTACATGCCCCATGTGGTCAGCATAAGCTTCGCTGACTTCGAGGCTGTCGTTAGAGAGGCCGGCTTAGGTGCTGTTGGGCTTGGAGTCGGCGGGAGGGTTGCTGATGCAGCTAAGATAGCCCTAGGGAACATATTGCTCGATGCTGAGATAAAGGAAGCTGATTCCGCACTAGTTTACTTGCAGGCGACTCCCAATACGAGCTTGGAGGAAGCTGGCTCTGCTACTAAGCTCCTAACCGAGGATTACCTCCTCGAGAGGGTCTACTGGGGGTTCAGAATAGCTGAAGACCTCAACGAGCCCAGGATAACTATAATAGCATCGGGCGTGAGGTCCCCAACTCTAGAAGGCCTGCTCGGGATCTCAGCTACGAGGTAA
- a CDS encoding PRC-barrel domain-containing protein: MIKREEVVGKEVIDSSGRRVGVVDDVVIDQEGKASLLVRVKIVRGGSEKVLEYTLPPSNILAVGDVVLVKGIVEVRRK; the protein is encoded by the coding sequence ATGATCAAGAGGGAGGAAGTAGTGGGGAAGGAGGTAATAGATAGCTCGGGGAGGAGGGTAGGAGTAGTGGATGACGTCGTCATAGATCAGGAGGGAAAGGCTAGCCTCCTCGTCAGGGTGAAGATAGTCAGAGGAGGGAGTGAGAAAGTCTTGGAGTACACGCTCCCCCCATCAAATATTTTAGCTGTTGGTGATGTCGTTTTAGTTAAAGGTATTGTGGAGGTGAGGAGGAAATGA
- a CDS encoding cell division FtsZ family protein encodes MMSRSELARASELSALKMVLVGVGGCGNNTVNNVKRYGVRVPTVAVNTDAPTLQRISADIKILIGEGARKGRGAAGSPELGRMIAEQDMDKILAPLRDKELIMITAGMGGGTGTGAGPTIAEAIKEKFPDKIVIGIITLPFISEGPTRIRNAQWGLSRMLDSADMTIVNANDLLKERAGNLPISQAFREMDKLLVDIIDSIVGLQDIVPQPGLVNIDYSNMEVLVRGSGLGFVGIGRGRSAVEAFRNALAANYSQADIRNAKGAIVYVEGNQSQLVMRELDRIPQTLSSDYNIMSIFWGIKPNWKLYEPKIMLLATGVRSELVDRWLQGGVL; translated from the coding sequence ATGATGTCTAGATCTGAGTTAGCTAGGGCTTCCGAGCTCTCCGCCCTCAAGATGGTGTTAGTGGGCGTTGGGGGATGCGGTAATAACACAGTGAATAATGTGAAGAGGTACGGCGTCAGAGTCCCGACTGTCGCAGTCAATACTGATGCCCCTACGCTGCAGAGGATAAGCGCGGACATAAAGATACTGATCGGAGAGGGCGCTCGTAAGGGGAGGGGAGCTGCTGGTTCACCAGAGCTAGGTAGGATGATAGCTGAGCAGGATATGGACAAGATATTAGCTCCGCTGAGGGATAAGGAGCTCATAATGATAACTGCGGGGATGGGAGGAGGTACAGGGACAGGAGCTGGGCCGACGATAGCTGAAGCTATCAAGGAGAAGTTCCCGGACAAGATAGTCATAGGGATAATCACTTTACCTTTCATATCTGAGGGGCCTACTAGGATAAGGAACGCCCAGTGGGGCCTCTCCAGGATGCTCGACTCTGCTGATATGACTATAGTCAACGCTAACGACTTATTGAAGGAGAGAGCGGGCAATTTGCCCATTAGCCAGGCTTTCAGAGAGATGGATAAGCTCCTAGTCGACATAATAGATTCTATAGTGGGTCTCCAGGACATAGTACCGCAGCCGGGTCTAGTGAACATAGATTACAGCAATATGGAAGTCTTAGTTAGGGGCTCTGGCTTGGGCTTCGTAGGAATAGGGAGAGGGAGAAGCGCTGTAGAGGCTTTCAGAAACGCATTAGCTGCGAATTACAGTCAGGCAGATATAAGGAACGCTAAGGGAGCTATAGTTTACGTCGAGGGCAATCAATCGCAGTTAGTGATGAGGGAGCTCGATAGGATACCCCAGACTCTCTCGAGCGATTACAATATAATGAGCATATTCTGGGGGATAAAGCCGAACTGGAAGCTCTATGAACCCAAGATAATGCTCCTAGCGACTGGAGTTAGATCTGAGCTAGTCGATAGATGGCTGCAAGGAGGGGTATTATGA
- a CDS encoding cell division FtsZ family protein, protein MASSRAGLPTRFEEIPTKITVLGVGGAGIKAIDSLARSGMELAKLVALDSDLNALRQVKAHEIIQVGENTLRGRGSGGDISLAQKAVDEDLDKVIRTLDVCDLLIAVAGLGGGMGSGGLPYLLKAIRDQYGDKAPAMISIVTIPFRYEGQTKLKNVQSGLREIVVVNDSVVVNMNDVLLEKFGEMPAQVAYARMDNILKMAINYIVEMLDPRDTLQRLDFPDLKGMIERSGIGFIGIGSHRSVRKAVESAIDTRLLDADPTSASGYLLYLKIPPTASLSEVIDGPRLITEKYDVERISFGARLNPMLRTPESFVYATGVDSPFVREMIGDVKELLRE, encoded by the coding sequence ATGGCTAGCAGTAGGGCCGGTCTTCCGACGAGGTTTGAGGAAATACCAACTAAAATCACTGTTTTGGGTGTTGGAGGGGCGGGGATAAAGGCTATTGATAGTTTGGCAAGATCTGGGATGGAATTGGCGAAATTAGTCGCTTTAGACTCTGATCTGAATGCCCTAAGGCAGGTCAAGGCACATGAGATCATTCAAGTCGGGGAGAATACGCTCAGGGGGAGAGGAAGTGGAGGAGATATAAGCCTAGCCCAGAAAGCAGTCGATGAGGATTTAGACAAGGTTATAAGGACTCTAGATGTCTGCGACCTCCTCATAGCTGTAGCTGGACTTGGCGGGGGTATGGGAAGCGGCGGATTGCCATATCTCCTTAAGGCGATAAGGGATCAGTACGGGGATAAAGCCCCGGCTATGATATCTATCGTAACGATTCCCTTCAGGTATGAAGGGCAGACGAAACTGAAGAATGTCCAGTCGGGATTGAGGGAAATAGTCGTCGTGAACGATAGTGTCGTGGTGAACATGAACGATGTCCTCCTTGAGAAGTTCGGTGAGATGCCTGCTCAAGTCGCTTACGCGAGGATGGACAATATACTGAAGATGGCCATAAATTACATAGTTGAGATGCTGGATCCCAGGGACACTTTGCAGAGGCTCGACTTCCCTGATCTCAAGGGGATGATAGAGAGATCCGGGATAGGGTTCATAGGCATAGGTTCCCACAGGAGCGTCAGGAAAGCTGTTGAGAGCGCTATAGATACTAGGTTGCTAGACGCAGATCCTACGTCGGCCTCGGGCTACCTCCTCTACCTCAAGATACCGCCAACTGCGAGCCTCTCGGAGGTCATAGACGGGCCTAGGCTCATAACGGAGAAGTACGATGTCGAGAGAATCTCATTCGGAGCTAGATTGAACCCCATGCTCAGAACACCGGAGTCATTCGTTTACGCTACTGGCGTCGACTCTCCCTTCGTGAGGGAAATGATAGGCGATGTTAAGGAGCTCTTGAGGGAGTGA
- a CDS encoding iron-sulfur cluster assembly scaffold protein produces the protein MSTRVPLPYTPKVLELFREPRNLGRIDDADAFAQAGSPACGDVISIYLRIRDGVIEEAKFESYGCAANIAAASVLTEIVKGKSLEEAWNIDWQQIADELGGLPPVKKHCSILAVGALRRAIRRYFGDNLPEWLPKDLTSVERQALEEEEMIERIYGKLRR, from the coding sequence ATGAGCACGAGGGTGCCCCTCCCTTACACGCCTAAGGTCCTGGAGCTCTTCAGGGAGCCGAGGAACTTAGGGAGGATCGACGACGCTGATGCCTTCGCTCAAGCCGGCAGTCCTGCATGCGGAGATGTCATAAGCATATACTTGAGGATAAGGGATGGAGTGATAGAGGAAGCGAAGTTCGAGAGCTATGGATGCGCAGCTAACATAGCTGCCGCAAGCGTATTGACGGAGATAGTGAAGGGAAAGAGTTTGGAAGAGGCCTGGAATATCGATTGGCAGCAGATAGCTGATGAGCTCGGGGGCTTGCCTCCAGTTAAGAAGCACTGCAGTATCTTAGCTGTGGGGGCTTTGAGGAGAGCTATAAGGAGATATTTCGGGGATAATTTGCCTGAATGGCTGCCTAAGGATTTGACTAGCGTTGAGAGGCAGGCATTGGAGGAAGAGGAGATGATAGAGCGTATTTACGGTAAGCTTAGGAGGTGA
- a CDS encoding cysteine desulfurase — protein MSVRDLLKVHGRPSKEVYLDNENSGWVPREVVEAMIPYFNVIGYGHPSITNKPGWEAFELIDEASELIARTLGADKEDINFVHSGTEANNLAILGTAKKSRKRKIIVSDIEHYSVLMPALSLQEHGFKVVRAPVDERGFVLSDVLSELVDSETFLVSIQTVNHEIGTVQRIGELSEIVKDKNPNVIFHTDACDAYMRVPIDLSKLDVDLLTISSHKILGPKGAAALYVRDEVEIEPIIKGALSSQTLWPGVENVPAIAGFKRAIELSLEDFDGRIRKLSSLRDFLMDSILDSVPGSILNGPRGDERAPDNVNISFLHVEGEALTVELSMRGVYVSSGSACTSRILEPSHVMLAIGRKHEEAHGSILFKLTRYHEMEDMRFVVDNVKEAVERLRSISPLGR, from the coding sequence ATGAGCGTGAGAGACCTGCTGAAGGTGCATGGAAGGCCCTCTAAAGAGGTTTATTTAGATAATGAGAACTCCGGGTGGGTCCCTAGGGAAGTAGTTGAGGCCATGATCCCTTACTTCAACGTCATCGGTTACGGGCATCCATCGATAACTAATAAGCCGGGATGGGAGGCCTTCGAACTGATAGATGAGGCATCGGAGCTCATAGCGAGGACTCTGGGGGCCGATAAGGAGGATATAAACTTCGTCCACAGCGGTACTGAGGCTAATAACCTCGCTATACTCGGCACAGCTAAGAAATCGAGAAAGAGGAAGATAATAGTATCGGATATAGAGCATTACAGCGTCCTTATGCCCGCTCTCTCCTTACAGGAGCACGGATTCAAGGTAGTCAGGGCTCCTGTCGATGAGAGGGGCTTCGTACTGAGCGATGTATTATCGGAGCTAGTGGATAGCGAGACCTTCTTAGTCAGCATCCAGACGGTGAATCATGAGATAGGGACTGTGCAGAGGATCGGGGAGCTCTCTGAGATAGTGAAGGATAAAAATCCCAATGTGATATTTCACACGGATGCATGCGATGCTTACATGAGGGTCCCAATAGATTTAAGCAAGCTAGATGTTGATTTGCTCACGATAAGCTCTCATAAGATACTGGGACCCAAGGGGGCGGCTGCCCTCTATGTTAGGGATGAAGTTGAGATAGAGCCTATAATAAAGGGGGCATTGAGCAGCCAGACCCTCTGGCCGGGGGTCGAGAACGTCCCGGCGATCGCAGGTTTCAAGAGAGCGATAGAACTCTCCCTTGAGGATTTCGATGGGAGAATAAGGAAGTTATCTTCGCTAAGGGACTTCCTAATGGATTCCATACTGGATTCAGTCCCTGGTTCCATCCTAAATGGCCCGAGAGGGGATGAGAGGGCTCCTGATAACGTGAACATTAGCTTCCTCCACGTCGAGGGGGAGGCCCTAACGGTGGAACTCAGCATGAGAGGAGTCTACGTCTCCAGCGGTAGCGCCTGCACTAGCAGGATCCTGGAGCCGAGCCACGTGATGCTAGCTATAGGCAGGAAACATGAGGAGGCTCATGGGAGCATACTATTCAAGTTAACTAGGTATCATGAGATGGAAGATATGAGGTTCGTAGTGGATAATGTCAAGGAAGCTGTAGAGAGGCTTAGGTCGATAAGCCCGTTGGGGAGGTAG
- the cyoE gene encoding heme o synthase, which yields MQVEAFKVKLSDLLCLTKPKQTFLLLLTSIFTYVGAGGVRLDALLILTAAMLLSISGTTSVNMALDADIDAMMPRTRNRPVPSGRVSRVEALSFGLLLFIVGLGLSYLINPWTAFSTSLGMAFDILVYTMWTKRRTPLSIIFGGVAGAAPSLAGWAAARGSIELQAIMIALITILWIPSHIWYISIYYLDDYATARVPMAPVVWGIERTSKLIVASNVLMIILQLLLFLIGPLGPIFLVLSLPITLRFLIHSVRYARSPSRGEARRMYKVASPVEGIIFLAIALDGIFRILRGS from the coding sequence ATGCAAGTTGAAGCCTTTAAAGTGAAGTTATCAGATCTCCTCTGCCTCACTAAGCCTAAGCAGACGTTCCTCCTCCTCTTGACATCTATATTCACATACGTGGGTGCTGGGGGGGTGAGGCTCGATGCACTCCTGATCCTGACAGCTGCCATGCTACTCTCGATATCGGGCACTACCTCAGTTAACATGGCCCTAGATGCTGATATAGATGCTATGATGCCCAGGACTAGGAATAGGCCAGTCCCCTCAGGCAGGGTTTCCAGGGTAGAAGCCCTCTCATTCGGCCTCCTCCTCTTCATCGTCGGGCTTGGCCTCTCCTACCTCATAAATCCGTGGACAGCCTTCTCTACATCCCTGGGGATGGCCTTCGATATACTCGTCTACACGATGTGGACGAAGAGACGCACCCCTCTATCCATAATCTTCGGGGGGGTCGCTGGAGCGGCTCCTTCCCTAGCTGGATGGGCTGCGGCTAGAGGATCGATAGAGCTCCAAGCGATCATGATAGCTCTCATCACTATCCTCTGGATCCCCTCCCACATATGGTACATCTCCATCTACTATCTGGACGATTACGCAACCGCTAGAGTCCCAATGGCCCCCGTAGTCTGGGGTATAGAGAGGACCTCCAAGCTTATAGTGGCTTCAAATGTACTCATGATAATACTTCAGCTGCTCCTCTTCCTCATCGGTCCCCTCGGTCCTATATTCTTAGTCCTCTCACTACCGATAACGCTCAGGTTCCTCATACACTCGGTAAGGTACGCTAGGAGCCCGAGCAGGGGGGAAGCGAGGAGGATGTACAAAGTGGCGAGCCCAGTTGAGGGCATTATATTCCTGGCCATAGCTTTAGATGGCATATTTAGGATCCTCCGGGGTTCATGA
- a CDS encoding SDR family oxidoreductase, with product MDLGLRGKSAVVTGASSGMGKASAISLLREGSRVLISSRSEEKLKKAAEELSRYGEVHFKASDLRKAEDISELYERAEELGGADILVISYGGPRIARFRDLDDKDWYEAFDLLVMSSVRLSRLFGYRMKERGWGRIVLITSTAVKEVNMNIPLSSVVRTGLAGLIKVLSRELAPEVTVNGIMPGRIMTERQRELLAFKAGELGITLERMEEEASKEIPLRRFGKPEEVGDLIAFLCSERASYISGALIPIDGGMLTVVG from the coding sequence ATGGATCTCGGTCTGAGGGGCAAGTCAGCTGTCGTAACTGGAGCTAGCTCCGGGATGGGGAAGGCATCAGCGATATCTCTCCTGAGGGAAGGTTCTAGGGTCCTAATATCCTCGAGAAGCGAGGAGAAACTCAAGAAAGCTGCTGAGGAGCTCTCAAGGTACGGGGAGGTTCACTTCAAGGCCTCGGATCTGAGGAAAGCTGAGGACATATCGGAGCTCTATGAGAGGGCTGAGGAGCTAGGAGGAGCTGATATATTAGTTATCAGCTATGGAGGTCCCAGGATAGCCAGATTCAGGGATCTGGATGATAAAGATTGGTATGAAGCATTCGACTTGCTCGTGATGAGCTCAGTCAGGTTATCCAGGCTCTTCGGTTACAGGATGAAGGAGAGGGGATGGGGAAGGATAGTCCTAATAACTTCAACGGCCGTGAAGGAGGTGAACATGAATATACCCCTATCCTCAGTCGTCAGGACGGGCCTAGCTGGCCTGATAAAGGTATTATCGAGGGAGCTAGCTCCGGAAGTCACGGTAAACGGGATCATGCCGGGCAGGATAATGACCGAGCGCCAGAGGGAGCTATTAGCTTTTAAAGCTGGGGAACTAGGCATAACTCTCGAGCGGATGGAGGAGGAAGCATCTAAGGAGATACCCCTGAGGAGGTTCGGTAAGCCAGAGGAAGTGGGGGATTTGATAGCGTTTCTGTGCAGTGAGAGGGCATCTTATATATCCGGCGCCCTCATTCCAATAGATGGAGGGATGCTCACCGTTGTCGGATAG
- a CDS encoding M42 family metallopeptidase: MDLKLLERLSLASAPPGFEDEIREILKEELEGRVDELQEDGFGNLYAVKGSGRKVMFAAHMDEVAMMVRHIDERGFLRVVALGGLSPSQLVAQRVVVHGKVKLRGIVGTLPAHMGEEKIPKMDELYVDVGASSGEEARSLGIRPGTLITFDSPFIYQPETGSVIGKALDDRLGCFLLAEALKSVEPGEKIYAVFTCEEERGLRGAQVAANRVRPDLAFVLEGTIASDVPEVQEYNYITQLGKGPAIRVMDRGLIVKGWLLESIIARAEGLGIPYQLQLSPVSSTDAATISLSGDGVAVGVISVPARYIHSPQALAKVSDIENSLKLVKSLMEDPPRKRIQ, from the coding sequence ATGGATTTGAAGCTCCTGGAGAGGCTTTCCCTAGCATCTGCTCCGCCAGGTTTTGAGGATGAGATCAGGGAGATCTTGAAGGAGGAGCTAGAGGGCAGAGTAGATGAGCTCCAAGAGGACGGGTTCGGGAACTTATACGCTGTGAAGGGGAGCGGGAGGAAAGTGATGTTCGCGGCTCATATGGATGAAGTGGCCATGATGGTGAGGCATATAGATGAGAGGGGCTTCCTCAGAGTAGTAGCCCTTGGAGGCCTCAGCCCATCGCAATTAGTCGCTCAGAGGGTAGTTGTTCACGGGAAAGTGAAGCTCAGGGGAATAGTGGGCACTCTTCCAGCTCACATGGGTGAGGAGAAGATCCCTAAGATGGATGAGCTTTACGTGGATGTGGGTGCTTCCAGCGGAGAGGAGGCTAGGAGCCTCGGGATAAGGCCGGGCACTCTGATAACCTTCGATTCTCCGTTCATATATCAACCCGAGACAGGATCTGTAATTGGGAAGGCATTGGACGATAGATTAGGATGCTTCCTGCTCGCTGAGGCATTGAAGAGCGTGGAACCTGGTGAAAAAATATATGCTGTTTTCACTTGCGAGGAGGAGAGGGGGCTCAGGGGCGCCCAAGTAGCGGCCAATAGAGTGAGGCCAGACCTTGCATTCGTCTTGGAGGGTACTATAGCATCGGATGTACCCGAGGTCCAGGAGTACAACTATATAACTCAACTGGGGAAGGGGCCGGCGATAAGGGTGATGGATAGGGGATTGATAGTCAAGGGATGGCTACTAGAATCGATTATAGCTAGAGCTGAAGGATTAGGGATCCCCTACCAGCTCCAGCTATCCCCGGTGAGCAGCACGGATGCCGCGACTATAAGCTTGAGCGGTGATGGGGTAGCTGTAGGAGTGATCTCAGTCCCGGCCAGGTATATACACTCGCCTCAAGCCCTAGCTAAAGTCAGCGATATAGAGAACTCTCTGAAGCTAGTCAAGAGCCTCATGGAGGATCCCCCGAGGAAGCGAATACAGTAA
- a CDS encoding gamma-glutamyltransferase family protein, translating to MSDSYHLITIRSTSIDSYHYNYQITLNCRASSFSLKEDHVNRLEPGKRTLHTLSSLIFELDDDWYVIGTSGGHYRPQIHWWLSTNIFKFGMDLREALDFPRAYFDLSKGILVAEEGLEIGSGVKVDVRRYPSRLGVAALT from the coding sequence TTGTCGGATAGTTATCACTTAATAACTATCCGTTCCACATCGATAGATAGTTATCACTATAATTATCAGATAACGCTTAACTGCAGGGCATCGAGCTTCTCATTGAAAGAAGATCATGTGAACAGGCTCGAACCTGGAAAGAGGACTTTACACACGCTATCCTCCCTTATCTTTGAGTTAGATGATGATTGGTATGTCATAGGAACTTCTGGTGGTCATTACAGGCCTCAGATACACTGGTGGCTATCTACGAACATATTCAAATTCGGCATGGACCTGAGGGAAGCCTTAGACTTTCCTAGGGCTTATTTCGATCTCTCAAAGGGGATTCTAGTCGCTGAGGAGGGGCTCGAGATTGGGAGCGGTGTGAAGGTGGATGTGAGGAGGTATCCATCGAGGCTCGGCGTGGCCGCTCTCACTTGA